A window of Longispora fulva contains these coding sequences:
- a CDS encoding nucleotidyltransferase family protein, producing the protein MTTEICALILAAGEGTRMRPATLTTPKPLLPVGGVPLLDRAFALVGGLDTAVNAFHLADQIVAHVGDRAHVEVEKELLGSSGSVGNLRGWIDGRAVLVLNGDAYLHGGDLSVLFDGWGGETVRMLGVPAGDEPYRFGRHVFAGASLLPWRVAGNLEPVMSHLVLTAWRPAEAAGTLEIREFAGTYVDCGTPADYATANALAGRPAIGRAG; encoded by the coding sequence GTGACGACCGAGATCTGTGCGCTGATCCTCGCCGCCGGGGAGGGCACCCGGATGCGGCCGGCGACCCTGACCACACCCAAGCCCCTGCTACCCGTCGGCGGGGTACCGCTACTGGACCGGGCGTTCGCGCTGGTCGGGGGCCTCGACACCGCCGTGAACGCCTTCCACCTCGCCGACCAGATCGTCGCGCACGTGGGCGACCGGGCGCACGTGGAGGTCGAGAAGGAGCTGCTGGGCAGTTCCGGGTCGGTCGGCAACCTGCGCGGCTGGATCGACGGGCGGGCGGTGCTGGTGCTCAACGGAGACGCCTACCTGCACGGCGGGGACCTGTCGGTGCTGTTCGACGGGTGGGGCGGGGAGACCGTCCGGATGTTGGGCGTGCCGGCCGGGGACGAGCCGTACAGGTTCGGTCGCCACGTGTTCGCCGGGGCGTCGCTGCTGCCGTGGCGGGTCGCCGGGAATCTGGAGCCGGTGATGTCGCACCTCGTGCTCACCGCGTGGCGGCCGGCGGAGGCCGCCGGAACGCTGGAGATCCGCGAGTTCGCCGGGACCTACGTCGACTGCGGCACCCCGGCGGACTACGCGACCGCCAACGCCCTGGCTGGCCGCCCGGCCATCGGGCGCGCCGGTTAG
- a CDS encoding Lrp/AsnC family transcriptional regulator translates to MITAIVLIDCAADSIPEVADTCANLPGVSEVYSVAGHVDLIAMVRVREFDQIAEVIAGSISKVPGVIKTETHIAFRAYSKHDLEETFSIGLE, encoded by the coding sequence GTGATCACCGCCATCGTCCTCATCGACTGCGCCGCCGACTCGATCCCGGAGGTGGCCGACACCTGCGCCAACCTCCCCGGCGTCAGCGAGGTCTACTCCGTCGCCGGACATGTCGACCTGATCGCCATGGTCCGGGTCCGCGAGTTCGACCAGATCGCCGAGGTCATCGCCGGCAGCATCTCCAAGGTTCCGGGCGTGATCAAGACGGAGACGCACATCGCGTTCCGCGCCTACTCGAAGCACGACCTGGAAGAGACCTTCTCCATCGGGTTGGAGTAG
- a CDS encoding alpha/beta hydrolase family protein, producing MTFEQIHLDHDGQRLGVHLYPDASPDGPVVVFLPAMGVPAGYYRPWAAALARQGLSVVIPDLRGTGSSRPRPVRGSRHGLAELVGDVQLVFDAVAGRLAGRKVLLAGHSLGGQLASLHLSRVGTAGVDGLLLLATGLPYYRVYKQRRLGVLAFSHTIYAGASLIGYWPGWGFAGRQSRGVIRDWAYTSRHGRFPRLAGVDAEAALATVDLPVLAVSVAGDHFTPSSTLEHLVGKLSGARVTRTHYRAPERVDHFTWVRAADPLAAQVARFVDDL from the coding sequence GTGACGTTCGAGCAGATCCATCTCGACCATGACGGGCAGCGCCTCGGGGTGCACCTCTACCCCGACGCGTCCCCCGACGGCCCCGTCGTCGTGTTCCTGCCGGCGATGGGCGTGCCCGCCGGCTACTACCGACCCTGGGCAGCGGCACTCGCCCGGCAGGGCCTGAGCGTGGTCATCCCGGACCTGCGCGGCACCGGCAGCAGCCGGCCCCGTCCCGTGCGGGGCAGCAGGCACGGCCTCGCCGAGCTCGTCGGCGACGTCCAGCTCGTCTTCGACGCGGTGGCCGGGCGACTGGCCGGGCGCAAGGTCCTGCTCGCCGGCCACTCCCTCGGCGGCCAACTGGCGTCCCTGCACCTGTCCCGGGTCGGCACGGCCGGCGTGGACGGCCTCCTGCTGCTCGCCACCGGCCTGCCGTACTACCGGGTCTACAAACAGCGCCGGCTCGGCGTCCTCGCGTTCAGCCACACGATCTACGCCGGGGCCAGCCTGATCGGATACTGGCCAGGGTGGGGCTTCGCCGGCCGGCAGTCGCGCGGCGTGATCCGGGACTGGGCGTACACGTCGCGGCACGGGAGGTTCCCCCGGCTGGCCGGGGTGGACGCCGAGGCCGCGCTGGCGACCGTGGACCTGCCGGTACTCGCCGTCAGCGTCGCCGGGGACCATTTCACGCCCTCGTCGACGCTGGAGCACCTGGTCGGGAAGCTGTCCGGGGCCCGGGTGACCCGCACGCACTACCGCGCGCCGGAACGGGTCGACCACTTCACCTGGGTACGCGCGGCCGATCCGCTCGCCGCCCAGGTGGCCCGGTTCGTCGACGACCTCTGA
- a CDS encoding NUDIX hydrolase: MFYRLPLRARHRLVRVFSPTYIIGAVTIVLSPDGTRMLLLRQPPGRAWSLPAGLLDRRERPIVGAAREVREETGLDVRPEQLEPMDPNAVVHYKGGWVDMVFTTRVATDLPLNVDPAEVIEGRWFDVDALPPLTRSTAGLIGRYGYGPLAGTLAPDAP, encoded by the coding sequence ATGTTCTACCGGCTGCCGTTGCGCGCCCGGCACCGGCTCGTGCGGGTGTTCTCGCCGACGTACATCATCGGGGCCGTGACGATCGTGCTCAGCCCCGACGGCACCCGGATGCTGCTGCTCCGCCAGCCCCCCGGCCGGGCCTGGTCGCTGCCGGCCGGCCTGCTCGACCGGCGGGAGCGGCCGATCGTGGGCGCGGCCCGCGAGGTGCGCGAGGAGACCGGGCTGGACGTGCGGCCGGAGCAGTTGGAGCCGATGGACCCGAACGCCGTCGTGCACTACAAGGGCGGCTGGGTGGACATGGTGTTCACCACCCGGGTGGCCACGGACCTGCCGCTGAACGTCGACCCGGCCGAGGTGATCGAGGGCCGGTGGTTCGACGTGGACGCGCTGCCGCCGCTCACCCGGTCGACCGCCGGCCTGATCGGCCGGTACGGCTACGGCCCGCTCGCCGGCACCCTGGCCCCGGACGCCCCGTGA
- a CDS encoding RidA family protein — protein MTAKTAVLTDGAPAPAWVFSQGIRKGPILQVSGQGPQDPATGEYLHPGDVRAQTLRTLENVRAVVEAGGATMEDVVSLRVYLTTRAHFAAMNEVYGAFIREHVPSGVLPCRTTIFVELPHEAMLVEIDAMAVL, from the coding sequence ATGACCGCGAAGACCGCCGTGCTGACCGACGGGGCCCCGGCCCCCGCGTGGGTGTTCTCCCAGGGCATCCGCAAGGGCCCGATCCTGCAGGTCTCCGGCCAGGGCCCCCAGGATCCGGCGACGGGGGAGTATCTGCACCCCGGCGACGTGCGGGCCCAGACCCTGCGCACCCTGGAGAACGTCCGGGCCGTGGTCGAGGCCGGCGGCGCGACCATGGAGGACGTCGTCTCGCTGCGGGTCTACCTCACGACCAGGGCGCACTTCGCGGCCATGAACGAGGTCTACGGCGCGTTCATCCGGGAGCACGTGCCCAGCGGGGTGCTGCCGTGCCGCACCACGATCTTCGTCGAGCTGCCCCACGAGGCGATGCTGGTCGAGATCGACGCGATGGCGGTCCTCTAG